Sequence from the Bacillus sp. (in: firmicutes) genome:
AACTTCAAACTTCAACAAGAACAGTTCAACGATATATAAAACAACTTAGAGAAGCGGGATTAATAATAGAGGCAAGCAGTGGACATATGGGTGGATTTTTGTGTCGAAATGGATATAAGCCAAATCCAATGTATTTAACGTTCGAAGAACAAACAATACTTACACTAGCAGTAAATACACTTATAAGCTCTGAAGGCTTTCCTTTTAACAAAGAGTTATCAAGCGCTTTAAATAAAATTTACAGCAGCTCATCTTTGATAAATAACAGGAAAGAAGATTTTCTATCAATTATGCTACCGCCAAGAGGAAATAATGAACAAGCGAAGCGGTTAATCGTAGAAGTAAAAGAGGCAATGAATGTGGGGTCAAAAATTGAAATAGAATATGACTCGTTTTCAAGTCAACAAGTTAATAGAAGAACGATAAATCCTTATCACGTTTTTCTTCATGATGGTTTTTGGTATCTAGTAGGATTCTGTAACTTAAGAAGTGAAATTCGAACTTTTCGCATTGACCGAATTAAACA
This genomic interval carries:
- a CDS encoding transcriptional regulator: MSQIRDKFKKLMQTMIIIQTSPGINSSEIANQLQTSTRTVQRYIKQLREAGLIIEASSGHMGGFLCRNGYKPNPMYLTFEEQTILTLAVNTLISSEGFPFNKELSSALNKIYSSSSLINNRKEDFLSIMLPPRGNNEQAKRLIVEVKEAMNVGSKIEIEYDSFSSQQVNRRTINPYHVFLHDGFWYLVGFCNLRSEIRTFRIDRIKQLKVLNEKFQVDQDFNIDEYIKNSWSIAKGEKTKVVIKFSPPISRLILETMWHESQQIENLDDGTLLFTVEVEGTWEIKKWVYGFGKYAEVMEPESLRQEVKEEIGVMLGRYDRDEC